The following coding sequences lie in one Ignavibacteria bacterium genomic window:
- a CDS encoding choice-of-anchor A family protein, protein MKNLYLCIIFILSFVLSFCEEANAQDECDLSRFVTYTKGGWGSDAHSNNPGSIRDSIFPLAFPQGLTVGGTHTIKLTSSAAAALYLRRGGTPGKLNYSYVDPSVTESGNLGVQLVALQLNISNDLLLPAKPLHLTDLIITEGKFQGKTVAEFFAIANAALGGADISGMDYTYSDLNDVAAAINENFDDGTQNNGFLTCPEDKPPLKASIGDYVWVDLNDNGIQDDGNTGVGNVTVRLYDCSGQFIKETTTDSQGYYFFEDVPEGNYYVKVIIPGNYSVGKMDQGTNDASDSDFRTDGQTECFNFAGTTDNYSIDCALISRQLDTDLEIVKTASKTNVQCDEVFSYTITVKNNGPLSASAVVVADVLPEGVDFVSSTASQGVYDQNTGKWNAGSLEKGQSAILTINVKADCTELESNLVNLGAAKGFNVFVLENMTQPSADTQGKVAVGGNATLSNYSVGDLLPPNSGDVLIVGGSLVYTSGSINNGNAVYGGTTNLPQYAVSITGGTLRHDNPIDFQAAGNFLKNLSNTLSATFPNGSTRFEWGSVTLKGTDPLLNVFTVSGSDLSAANNFVIDVPKGSSVLVNVSEHNLSLKGGMDLIGAAVNSVIYNFFQAQSLSISGMDLRGTVLAPLAAVDFKAGIVTGQLIGKSVTGSGQFNIDPWDGGVLGPESFTNTASLSESIPLDSNPLNNSSSVTVQVGLLSNMRDNGSMPSDFILRQNYPNPFNPSTAIEFAVPEAGMYSIKIFNMLGQEVATVLNQDLPAGYHKAVFNASNVPSGIYFYRLDGSNIHLTRKMILTK, encoded by the coding sequence ATGAAGAATTTATACTTATGTATTATCTTTATCCTGTCCTTTGTTCTTTCTTTTTGTGAAGAAGCTAACGCACAGGATGAATGCGATCTCAGCAGGTTTGTTACTTACACTAAAGGCGGATGGGGGAGCGATGCTCATTCAAATAACCCCGGCTCTATACGCGATTCCATCTTCCCTCTGGCTTTCCCGCAGGGTCTTACCGTAGGCGGAACACATACAATTAAACTTACTTCTTCAGCTGCAGCAGCTCTGTACCTTAGACGCGGCGGCACACCCGGAAAATTAAACTATAGCTATGTCGATCCCTCTGTAACTGAATCAGGTAATCTGGGCGTTCAACTGGTGGCTTTGCAGCTCAATATCTCGAATGACTTGCTTCTTCCTGCAAAACCGCTTCATCTGACCGACCTTATAATTACAGAGGGTAAATTCCAGGGGAAAACTGTTGCTGAATTCTTCGCCATTGCAAATGCTGCCCTGGGAGGTGCCGACATCTCGGGAATGGATTATACTTACTCCGACCTGAATGATGTGGCAGCCGCCATCAATGAGAATTTCGACGACGGAACCCAAAATAACGGCTTTCTTACGTGCCCCGAAGATAAACCCCCGCTAAAAGCTTCAATAGGCGATTATGTGTGGGTGGACTTAAATGATAACGGCATACAGGATGACGGCAATACCGGGGTGGGGAATGTAACTGTACGGCTTTACGACTGCTCAGGCCAATTTATCAAAGAAACCACCACAGACTCTCAGGGATACTATTTCTTTGAAGATGTTCCGGAAGGGAATTACTACGTGAAAGTTATTATCCCCGGTAACTATTCTGTTGGAAAGATGGATCAGGGAACAAATGACGCCAGCGACTCTGATTTCAGGACGGATGGACAGACAGAATGCTTTAACTTTGCGGGTACAACGGACAACTATTCTATCGATTGCGCTCTTATTTCCCGGCAGCTTGATACCGATCTGGAAATTGTAAAAACTGCCAGCAAGACAAATGTTCAGTGCGATGAAGTTTTCAGCTATACCATAACGGTAAAAAATAATGGTCCGCTTAGCGCTTCGGCAGTAGTTGTCGCCGACGTTCTGCCCGAAGGTGTGGATTTCGTGAGCTCAACTGCCTCACAGGGCGTTTATGATCAGAATACGGGTAAGTGGAATGCCGGAAGCCTCGAAAAGGGGCAAAGTGCCATTCTTACAATAAATGTAAAGGCTGATTGTACTGAGCTGGAATCAAATCTTGTTAACCTTGGTGCGGCAAAAGGCTTTAATGTGTTTGTCCTTGAAAACATGACCCAGCCCTCAGCCGATACACAGGGAAAAGTTGCTGTTGGTGGAAACGCAACCCTCTCTAATTACTCGGTAGGCGATCTTCTGCCTCCAAACAGCGGAGACGTTCTGATTGTCGGCGGCAGCCTGGTCTATACAAGCGGATCTATAAATAACGGAAACGCGGTTTATGGCGGAACAACAAACCTGCCCCAGTACGCGGTTTCAATTACCGGCGGAACATTAAGGCATGACAACCCTATTGATTTTCAGGCGGCCGGAAACTTCCTGAAGAACCTGTCAAATACACTTTCAGCCACTTTCCCGAACGGTTCAACCCGCTTCGAGTGGGGAAGCGTTACACTTAAGGGAACAGATCCGCTTCTGAATGTATTTACTGTTTCAGGAAGTGACCTTTCAGCGGCAAATAACTTTGTAATTGATGTCCCCAAAGGCTCCTCCGTCCTTGTAAATGTCAGCGAGCATAATCTCAGCCTGAAAGGAGGCATGGATCTGATTGGCGCTGCGGTAAATAGCGTAATCTATAACTTCTTCCAGGCTCAATCACTCAGTATCTCTGGAATGGATCTTAGAGGCACCGTTCTTGCTCCTTTGGCTGCTGTGGATTTTAAGGCAGGAATCGTAACCGGGCAGCTCATTGGAAAATCTGTAACCGGTTCAGGGCAGTTTAATATCGATCCCTGGGATGGCGGTGTCCTGGGACCTGAAAGCTTCACAAATACTGCCTCTCTTTCAGAAAGTATCCCGCTGGACTCTAATCCTTTGAATAACTCCTCAAGCGTAACTGTTCAAGTGGGACTTCTGAGCAATATGCGTGATAACGGATCTATGCCTTCGGATTTCATACTCAGGCAGAACTATCCGAACCCGTTTAACCCTTCAACTGCAATTGAATTTGCAGTGCCTGAAGCAGGCATGTATTCTATAAAAATTTTCAACATGCTTGGGCAGGAGGTTGCAACGGTCTTGAACCAGGATCTCCCGGCAGGATACCACAAAGCCGTTTTCAATGCATCCAATGTTCCCTCAGGAATCTATTTCTACCGCCTTGATGGCAGCAATATTCATCTGACCAGAAAAATGATTCTAACAAAATAA
- a CDS encoding choice-of-anchor A family protein: MKKNYFCLGFILLFLFSCNVKAQDNCDLSGFVTFSKTEWSADADGNNAGTVRDIYFLQAFPQGLTVGGTFTIKLTSSKSVAAFLRRDDAPGKLTKNYTDPAATESGLLGVNLVALQLNISADGLSPVKKPFKLIELVITQGIFQGKSVAEFFTLANSALGGSAISGSGFSYSDLSDAAASINANFNNGKVNNGFLACPDNAPALKASLGDKVWKDDNDNGIQDSGETGFSDIKVELHDCTGMLIRESKTDSEGRYLFTDVTKGNYFVKIILPDGYIAGKLNQGQDDAADSDIKSDGQTDCFTFEASADNNSIDAALVKADGADIQVSNTADKTHIQCGDSFTFTVSAKNAGSLKANSVVVSDILPQGTVYVNSSATFGTYNPATGEWAIGSLDAGQSAALTINLKSDCTNLNGNSPDLGAAEGFNVFVLENMNHPYSIAQGKVAVGGDASLTGYSVGENITAENSDVLIVGGNLTFTSGTVKNGNVVCGGTTNLPQPAVSITGGTLKQGRPIDFVAAKAYLRNFSIALNGKIANGTAQPQWGGLTLKGSDPALNVFNVAGSEFSGAMYFIINVPDGSSVLINVNGLNLTWSGGMSLVGAPQNKVIYNFLQAQTLKIQGVDIKGSILAPFAAAEFQSGIVNGQLIVKSISGSGQFNNVLWDADIAEPGNTSEDQTYTSTASLSICEPADINPGNNSASVTVYTGDASRVDEVSLPENFTLEQNYPNPFNPSTTIGFSLPEAGKYSLKVFNMLGQEISTLLNRELSPGYHKVTFNAFAMPSGVYIYRLSGNNVMLIRKMMLSK; this comes from the coding sequence ATGAAAAAAAATTACTTTTGCCTGGGCTTTATCCTCCTCTTCCTTTTTTCTTGCAATGTAAAAGCACAGGATAATTGCGATCTTAGCGGCTTTGTTACTTTCTCTAAAACGGAATGGTCGGCTGATGCAGATGGAAATAACGCCGGAACTGTCCGCGATATTTACTTCCTCCAGGCTTTCCCGCAGGGTCTTACTGTCGGTGGTACATTTACAATTAAACTTACTTCTTCTAAGTCTGTGGCAGCTTTCCTGCGCAGGGACGACGCTCCGGGTAAACTGACTAAAAATTATACCGACCCCGCTGCAACCGAATCGGGCTTGCTCGGCGTCAATCTGGTTGCTCTGCAGCTTAATATCTCTGCCGACGGCCTTTCACCTGTAAAAAAACCTTTCAAACTCATTGAGCTCGTCATTACTCAGGGTATATTCCAGGGAAAATCGGTTGCTGAATTTTTCACTCTCGCTAATTCAGCCCTTGGGGGATCCGCTATCTCTGGCTCAGGCTTTTCTTACTCCGACCTGAGCGATGCCGCCGCCAGTATAAATGCCAATTTCAATAACGGCAAGGTTAATAACGGCTTCCTTGCCTGCCCGGATAATGCCCCGGCACTGAAAGCTTCCCTCGGGGACAAAGTCTGGAAGGATGACAATGATAACGGAATTCAGGACTCAGGGGAAACTGGCTTCTCCGATATTAAGGTGGAACTGCACGATTGCACCGGTATGCTGATTCGTGAGTCCAAAACAGACTCCGAAGGCCGCTACCTCTTTACGGATGTTACTAAAGGAAACTACTTCGTGAAGATTATTCTTCCTGACGGATATATTGCCGGTAAGCTGAATCAGGGACAGGATGACGCTGCCGATTCAGACATTAAGTCAGACGGGCAGACCGACTGCTTTACATTTGAGGCCTCGGCAGATAACAATTCTATTGATGCCGCTCTGGTAAAAGCTGATGGCGCAGATATACAGGTGTCCAATACTGCCGACAAAACTCACATTCAATGCGGGGATTCTTTTACATTTACTGTAAGTGCAAAAAACGCGGGCTCCCTGAAAGCTAATTCCGTCGTCGTTTCCGATATCCTTCCTCAGGGGACGGTCTACGTTAATTCAAGTGCCACTTTTGGCACCTACAATCCGGCAACTGGAGAGTGGGCCATAGGCAGCCTTGACGCAGGACAGAGTGCCGCGCTTACTATAAATTTAAAATCAGATTGCACTAACCTGAACGGAAACTCCCCGGATCTAGGCGCTGCCGAAGGATTTAATGTTTTTGTCCTGGAGAATATGAACCACCCGTACTCTATTGCCCAGGGTAAGGTCGCAGTCGGCGGAGATGCCAGCCTGACAGGCTATTCAGTAGGCGAAAATATCACTGCTGAAAACAGTGACGTCCTTATTGTAGGCGGTAACCTCACCTTTACAAGCGGAACCGTAAAAAACGGTAATGTGGTCTGTGGCGGAACTACTAATCTTCCTCAGCCTGCGGTCTCTATTACAGGAGGAACATTAAAACAAGGCCGCCCGATAGATTTCGTTGCCGCAAAAGCATACCTCCGGAACTTTTCAATAGCTTTGAATGGAAAAATTGCAAACGGAACTGCACAGCCACAGTGGGGCGGACTGACACTTAAGGGGTCTGATCCCGCACTGAATGTATTTAATGTCGCCGGAAGCGAGTTTTCAGGTGCCATGTACTTTATTATTAATGTTCCCGATGGATCTTCTGTATTGATTAACGTTAACGGGCTTAATTTAACCTGGAGCGGCGGCATGAGCCTGGTTGGAGCTCCTCAAAACAAGGTCATTTATAACTTCCTACAGGCACAAACACTAAAAATTCAGGGCGTGGACATAAAAGGCTCCATACTCGCTCCTTTTGCCGCAGCGGAATTTCAGTCCGGAATTGTAAACGGACAGCTGATTGTAAAATCAATTTCAGGATCAGGACAGTTTAATAATGTTCTGTGGGATGCAGATATTGCGGAACCCGGCAATACTTCTGAAGACCAAACCTATACCAGTACTGCATCACTCTCAATCTGCGAACCGGCTGATATTAATCCCGGCAATAACTCTGCAAGCGTAACTGTTTATACAGGCGATGCCAGCAGGGTGGATGAAGTCTCTTTGCCGGAAAATTTCACCCTTGAACAGAACTACCCGAACCCGTTTAATCCTTCAACTACTATAGGATTCTCGCTTCCTGAAGCAGGAAAGTATTCTCTTAAGGTATTCAATATGCTTGGCCAGGAAATATCAACACTCCTGAACCGTGAACTTTCACCAGGATACCATAAGGTTACCTTTAACGCATTTGCTATGCCTTCAGGCGTGTATATCTACAGATTAAGCGGCAATAATGTGATGCTGATAAGGAAGATGATGCTCAGTAAGTAA